A genome region from bacterium SCSIO 12844 includes the following:
- a CDS encoding helix-turn-helix domain-containing protein, translating to MSARNTINEFANDLYDSGMIDKKTLRDLSDHALPDLYEFTGDEIKALREREKVSQAVFAKYLNISAGMVRSLEQGSRHAKGAILKLLNIVKQNGIKALG from the coding sequence ATGAGTGCTAGAAATACAATAAATGAGTTTGCCAATGATCTTTATGATAGTGGCATGATTGATAAAAAAACATTACGTGATCTGTCAGATCATGCATTACCAGATCTATATGAATTTACTGGTGATGAAATTAAGGCTTTAAGAGAAAGAGAAAAAGTAAGCCAAGCTGTATTTGCAAAGTATCTTAATATAAGTGCAGGTATGGTTAGAAGCTTAGAGCAAGGTAGTCGCCATGCTAAAGGTGCTATTTTAAAATTACTGAATATAGTTAAGCAAAATGGAATTAAAGCATTAGGTTAA
- a CDS encoding cold shock domain-containing protein, which produces MNTYTGIVKFFNDQKGFGFIKRNDGKKDIFVHVRGINGADTLSEEQHVEFQIQETPKGDQAVNVTAI; this is translated from the coding sequence ATGAATACATATACAGGAATCGTTAAATTTTTCAACGATCAAAAAGGCTTTGGTTTTATCAAACGTAATGATGGCAAAAAAGATATTTTTGTTCATGTTAGAGGCATCAATGGTGCTGATACTTTATCTGAAGAGCAGCACGTCGAGTTTCAGATACAAGAAACACCTAAAGGCGACCAAGCAGTTAATGTTACTGCAATCTAA
- a CDS encoding fatty acid desaturase, with protein sequence MKVINASCWKGLIRPYTQKSNYIASRQVINTLLPLFLLWAIYFTFYNVSILVLFICLILSSTLLLRCFVLMHDCGHNSLFKSKRLNNIFGFIFGVITGMPQYVWSANHAFHHKTNGDWDSYRGPLNIITTDEFTELSYSKRIKYIFLRNPLLFPIGGFIYLIFNPRYNWIKDSILMLVYVTKYKAKKNNTLSVQALLKQFPSRSWRNLNEYKHQSLNNILLISIWIILSIYFGAYHFFVLYIASASIGGGMGILLFTVQHNFEHAYASDKENWDYYKGALEGSSFLIFPPILNWITADIAYHHIHHLSASIPNYQLAKCHNDHASYFQEVKKIHLNEILYSLKYILWDKNKQILISVKEYKNIHE encoded by the coding sequence ATGAAAGTAATCAATGCTAGTTGCTGGAAAGGTCTAATAAGGCCTTATACCCAAAAATCTAATTATATTGCAAGTAGACAAGTAATTAATACACTTTTGCCTTTATTTCTTCTCTGGGCGATTTATTTTACGTTTTATAATGTTTCTATTTTAGTGTTATTTATTTGTCTCATTTTAAGTTCTACATTATTGCTTAGATGTTTTGTATTGATGCATGACTGTGGCCACAACAGCTTATTTAAATCAAAGCGTCTTAACAATATATTCGGCTTTATCTTTGGCGTTATTACGGGTATGCCACAATATGTTTGGTCAGCTAATCATGCCTTTCATCATAAAACAAATGGTGATTGGGATAGTTATCGTGGACCATTAAATATAATAACAACAGATGAATTTACAGAACTAAGTTATTCTAAGCGTATCAAATATATTTTTTTACGTAATCCCTTACTGTTTCCAATTGGAGGTTTTATCTATCTTATTTTTAATCCACGCTATAACTGGATTAAAGATTCTATTTTAATGCTAGTGTATGTAACTAAATATAAAGCAAAGAAGAATAATACGCTTAGTGTACAAGCTTTACTTAAACAGTTTCCATCACGCTCTTGGAGAAATCTGAATGAGTATAAGCATCAATCACTGAATAATATCTTGTTAATTTCAATTTGGATTATTCTTTCTATTTATTTTGGAGCATACCATTTTTTTGTACTATATATTGCGAGCGCTTCAATAGGTGGTGGGATGGGTATTCTTTTGTTTACAGTACAACATAATTTTGAACATGCCTATGCATCAGATAAAGAGAATTGGGATTATTATAAAGGAGCGTTAGAAGGCTCTAGTTTTCTTATATTTCCGCCTATATTAAATTGGATTACAGCTGATATTGCTTATCACCATATACATCACTTATCTGCAAGTATTCCTAATTATCAGTTAGCTAAATGCCATAATGATCATGCTAGTTATTTTCAAGAGGTAAAGAAAATTCACTTAAATGAAATACTATACTCTTTAAAATATATTCTTTGGGATAAAAATAAACAAATACTGATATCTGTCAAAGAGTATAAAAATATTCACGAATAG
- a CDS encoding MFS transporter, with the protein MKNNIFRSLRNSLGNIIEWYDFSLYGYFAAVIAVEFFPSDNHFIALLATFAAFGIGFLARPLGAIVFGALGDKRGRYYAMNLSILLMAIPTTLMAILPGYNTIGILAPILLVLIRIIQGISAGGQFGNLLTITSEDSQTRYTGFSAGIAYSSSVIGFLIAAGVSYLVMTLTPESWHNIAWRLPFALSLLLLFTQLKLRNNHDNESVEQQTMQTDSATVEPSKPLSKLIELYPRCLFYIILLSTVTSFLYYLVLTYMITYMTDYLNLSLSQALGVNVISIVLLCLLVPVFGIVSDIFGRKRFLIIAFLITLLVEAPLISLLQPVSYASIILASIGFAVITALIQGAATPLYSEIFPRYIRASGCSIGFGIGTSIAGFSPMIATGLTGFFSPASSLYILFFMIAFVGLAVAILIPHKKLEVRRLQNLNTEMLKAA; encoded by the coding sequence ATGAAAAATAATATATTTCGTTCACTAAGAAATTCTTTAGGGAATATTATCGAATGGTATGACTTTTCACTCTATGGATATTTTGCCGCAGTAATTGCTGTTGAATTCTTCCCGTCAGACAATCATTTTATAGCCTTATTAGCAACGTTTGCAGCTTTTGGTATAGGTTTTCTTGCACGGCCTTTAGGTGCTATTGTTTTTGGTGCATTAGGAGATAAAAGGGGGCGCTATTATGCTATGAATTTATCTATTCTATTAATGGCAATCCCTACAACCTTAATGGCTATTTTACCAGGCTATAATACGATAGGTATTTTAGCGCCTATTTTATTAGTTCTAATTAGAATAATACAAGGCATATCAGCAGGCGGACAGTTTGGAAATTTATTAACGATTACATCAGAAGATAGTCAAACTAGATATACAGGTTTTAGTGCTGGGATTGCCTACTCATCATCAGTTATTGGTTTTTTAATCGCGGCAGGTGTTAGTTATTTGGTTATGACCTTAACGCCAGAGAGTTGGCATAATATTGCATGGCGTTTGCCATTTGCATTGAGTCTATTATTATTATTTACGCAATTAAAATTAAGAAATAATCATGATAATGAATCTGTGGAACAACAAACAATGCAAACAGACTCAGCTACGGTAGAACCATCTAAACCACTTTCAAAATTAATTGAACTTTATCCAAGATGTTTATTCTACATTATCCTATTATCGACAGTAACTTCATTTTTGTACTACTTGGTACTAACTTATATGATTACCTATATGACCGATTATCTAAATTTGAGTTTAAGCCAAGCGTTAGGTGTTAATGTTATTAGTATTGTATTATTATGCTTGTTGGTTCCAGTCTTTGGTATTGTCTCGGATATATTCGGTAGAAAACGTTTTCTAATTATTGCATTTTTGATCACTTTATTAGTGGAGGCACCTTTAATCTCTCTATTACAACCAGTCAGCTATGCTTCAATTATACTTGCCAGTATTGGATTTGCTGTAATTACTGCTTTAATACAAGGTGCAGCAACCCCTCTATATAGTGAAATTTTTCCAAGATATATCAGAGCATCTGGTTGTTCAATTGGTTTTGGAATAGGAACTTCAATTGCTGGATTTTCGCCAATGATTGCTACTGGGCTAACAGGCTTCTTTAGTCCTGCATCTAGTTTGTATATTTTATTTTTTATGATTGCTTTTGTGGGGTTGGCAGTCGCCATTTTAATACCACACAAAAAGTTAGAAGTTAGACGCTTACAGAATTTAAATACAGAAATGCTTAAGGCAGCTTAA
- a CDS encoding MarR family transcriptional regulator: protein MNENNDLCDQVLILLRKIIRSVDQRSRDLIKKYGLTVPQLLILKFICQSKEKLTASDIAKLITLSPATITPIIDRLEKRNLLERVRLDKDKRKVFIIPTDSGRDLFNQSPTLMHEQFISKFDNLKKWEQLMILSSLERVATLIDLNENENFSPLLYSDELN, encoded by the coding sequence TTGAATGAAAATAATGATCTATGTGATCAAGTATTAATTCTATTACGTAAAATTATACGATCAGTCGATCAAAGGTCTCGTGATTTAATTAAAAAATATGGCTTAACAGTACCACAATTATTAATTTTAAAATTTATTTGCCAAAGTAAAGAAAAGCTAACTGCCAGTGATATTGCTAAATTAATTACCTTATCTCCAGCTACCATTACACCAATTATTGACCGACTAGAAAAAAGGAATCTCTTAGAACGTGTTCGCCTAGACAAAGATAAACGTAAAGTATTCATCATACCAACAGATAGTGGTCGCGACTTATTCAACCAATCACCAACACTGATGCATGAACAGTTTATTTCAAAATTTGATAATCTAAAAAAGTGGGAACAACTTATGATTCTATCTTCTTTAGAAAGAGTCGCTACTTTAATTGATTTAAATGAAAATGAAAACTTCTCACCATTGCTTTACTCTGATGAACTAAATTAA
- a CDS encoding tetracycline destructase: MSHNHKILVIGAGIAGPAICYWLKKYGFNPTLIERSKQLRTGGYDIDIRGIAIDIVKKMDIYDSIRAKRTSLLSTRYVSADGQTLSEEYNEEGSFKEGDEVEIVRGDLVSILLEAIPDVPCYFDQEITSLIQKEQFVEVTFKNGHIEHYDLVMAADGLHSSTRKMTFSDEEYQFFNLGYYISVFSIPNYLDINRAQVIFTKDQKSISMNSDKDPDRAFTCVAFRSKKVLSGVTNEREQKECLRDLFYDMGWESNKIIDLMNDSDDFYFDVMAQIKMDSWTKGRIALLGDAGYCASPLSGMGINISLVGAYILAGELKSAEGDYAMAFSRYNKIMRPFVDANQNIAPWMGECFLTEDEVSTEVIEQRSSDILEKIRTAANAISLPDYV, encoded by the coding sequence ATGAGTCACAACCACAAAATACTCGTTATAGGTGCTGGCATAGCCGGGCCTGCGATTTGCTATTGGCTAAAAAAGTATGGTTTTAACCCAACTCTAATAGAAAGAAGTAAACAATTAAGAACGGGTGGATACGACATAGATATTCGTGGTATTGCAATAGATATTGTCAAAAAAATGGATATATATGACAGTATACGTGCAAAACGCACATCGCTACTATCAACACGTTATGTGAGTGCTGATGGTCAAACGCTATCAGAGGAATACAATGAAGAAGGAAGTTTTAAAGAAGGCGATGAAGTCGAAATTGTTCGTGGTGACTTAGTTAGTATTTTATTAGAAGCCATCCCTGATGTGCCTTGCTATTTTGATCAAGAAATAACAAGCCTTATACAAAAAGAGCAGTTTGTCGAAGTAACTTTTAAGAATGGTCATATTGAGCACTATGATTTGGTGATGGCAGCCGATGGATTACACTCATCAACTAGAAAGATGACCTTTTCAGACGAAGAATATCAGTTTTTTAATCTAGGCTATTACATCAGCGTTTTTAGTATACCTAATTATTTAGATATCAATAGAGCTCAAGTTATATTCACAAAAGATCAAAAATCAATCAGCATGAATAGCGATAAAGACCCCGATAGAGCATTTACATGCGTTGCGTTTCGATCCAAGAAAGTACTAAGTGGTGTAACTAATGAAAGAGAACAAAAAGAGTGTCTTAGAGACTTGTTCTACGATATGGGGTGGGAGTCGAATAAGATAATCGATCTTATGAATGACAGTGATGATTTCTATTTTGACGTTATGGCTCAGATAAAAATGGACTCATGGACTAAAGGTCGCATCGCACTATTGGGTGATGCTGGCTATTGTGCTTCGCCATTATCTGGTATGGGTATTAATATATCTCTTGTCGGGGCTTATATTTTAGCAGGTGAGCTAAAATCTGCAGAAGGTGATTATGCTATGGCCTTTAGTCGTTATAATAAAATAATGCGCCCATTTGTTGATGCTAATCAAAACATAGCCCCTTGGATGGGAGAGTGTTTTCTGACAGAAGATGAAGTTTCAACAGAGGTAATTGAGCAACGCTCAAGTGATATTTTGGAAAAAATCAGAACGGCAGCGAATGCCATTTCATTACCCGATTATGTATAA
- a CDS encoding VOC family protein: MQQLKSYCANLQLIYVSDINRSTEFYKKIFNIEPVFTSPRYVAFSAGREALFALWSGGTTPDPSTPRFSEIGIMLSSNEAVDHLFLQWKSDPDIKIIQNPITEVFGRTFLVKDPDGNIIRVCPLD, from the coding sequence ATGCAACAATTAAAATCATATTGCGCAAATCTACAGCTTATCTACGTATCAGATATTAATCGATCGACTGAATTTTATAAAAAAATATTTAATATAGAACCTGTTTTTACAAGTCCTAGATACGTTGCATTTTCTGCTGGTAGAGAAGCATTATTTGCACTTTGGTCAGGCGGCACAACACCTGATCCTTCAACGCCTAGATTTTCAGAAATTGGCATTATGTTATCTTCCAATGAAGCAGTAGATCATCTTTTTCTACAATGGAAAAGTGACCCTGATATTAAAATTATACAAAACCCTATAACTGAAGTATTTGGTCGAACATTTCTAGTTAAAGATCCAGATGGAAATATAATTCGCGTATGCCCTTTAGATTAA
- a CDS encoding MFS transporter, translating into MNNSTHPTRTISNNKFVIMTSLGSALEFYDFIIFVYLANVIAPLFFPATNHINSLLATFGVFSVGYLARPIGGIIFSHFGDLYGRKKIFYLTIMLMAIPSLLIAFLPTYTSIGILAPIMLIILRIIQGLAIGGETPGMITYVFELVNAKHRGRYISFLFAASALSTFIAQGIIILLHFLLSNDVFNQWGWRIPFIFGSLLGIVGGYLRKNLIESKAFIKTEYKIKFANIPLIHLLQHHAFQIIKGIIMIAFISVTMLLLFVYMPIYLTNFRTYMISSMHIQMMIALSLLIFACFIIIFGFYSDVIGRKYLLITGILLMAITLYPLYVILLTQSIGYVLIAMLILSLFFAIIIACYGTFLAEMFPTNIRFSAIAIIYNIGFSFFGGTAPLLSTYLIKITNNPMILSIYMIILAILSLISVILIKLNKQN; encoded by the coding sequence ATGAACAATAGCACACATCCTACAAGAACAATTAGTAATAATAAGTTTGTCATCATGACATCTTTAGGCAGTGCGCTTGAATTTTATGATTTTATTATTTTTGTTTATTTAGCCAATGTTATTGCACCTTTATTTTTTCCAGCTACGAATCATATTAATTCGCTATTAGCCACATTTGGCGTTTTTAGTGTTGGTTATCTTGCACGACCAATTGGTGGTATTATTTTCAGTCATTTTGGTGATTTATATGGACGCAAAAAAATCTTTTACTTAACCATTATGTTAATGGCTATTCCCTCATTACTAATTGCCTTTTTACCTACCTATACAAGCATTGGCATACTAGCACCGATTATGCTTATTATATTACGTATCATCCAAGGTCTTGCAATTGGTGGTGAAACACCGGGGATGATTACCTATGTATTTGAGCTTGTTAATGCCAAACATCGTGGTCGTTATATCTCCTTTTTATTTGCAGCCAGTGCATTATCCACCTTTATTGCCCAAGGTATTATCATATTACTGCATTTTTTACTTTCCAATGATGTATTTAACCAGTGGGGCTGGCGCATACCTTTTATCTTTGGTTCACTTTTAGGAATTGTTGGCGGTTATCTGCGCAAGAATTTAATTGAATCAAAAGCTTTTATTAAGACTGAATATAAAATTAAATTTGCAAATATACCCTTAATTCACTTATTACAACATCATGCTTTTCAAATCATTAAAGGCATTATCATGATCGCTTTTATTTCTGTGACAATGTTATTACTTTTTGTTTATATGCCAATTTATCTAACAAACTTTAGAACTTATATGATTAGTTCCATGCATATTCAAATGATGATTGCTTTAAGTTTACTTATTTTTGCATGTTTTATTATCATTTTTGGTTTTTATTCGGATGTCATAGGACGTAAATATTTACTCATTACAGGTATTTTACTTATGGCAATAACACTCTATCCCTTATATGTTATTTTATTAACACAATCGATAGGCTATGTCCTTATTGCAATGCTTATTTTAAGTTTATTCTTTGCCATTATTATTGCTTGTTATGGTACTTTTTTAGCTGAAATGTTCCCAACAAACATTCGATTTAGTGCCATTGCAATTATTTATAATATTGGCTTTTCCTTTTTTGGTGGCACAGCACCACTATTAAGCACTTATCTTATTAAAATTACAAATAACCCAATGATATTATCAATCTATATGATTATACTTGCTATATTAAGTTTAATTAGTGTTATTTTAATTAAACTTAATAAGCAAAATTAA
- a CDS encoding efflux RND transporter permease subunit, translated as MIKQTIYWSIKNRLLIILITIALIIGGIYAIHTTPIDAIPDLSDVQVIVKTTYPGQAPQVIEDQVTYPLSTALLATPGAVSVRGYSFFGDSYIYIIFKEGTDPYWARSRVLETLSQSASDLPKNAKSSLGPDATGVGWIYQYALIDPTHQYDLSQLTSLQNWFLKYELQAVDGVSEVATVGGMVKQYQITLHPNAIRAYNLTLAKIKQAILDANSEVGGSVIEMAEAEYMVRTNGYIKSIKSIENIPIGVMQNGTAVLLKNIATINTGPEMRRGVADLNGQGDSVGGIIVMRDGANALKTIALVKKTLNILEKSLPAGVKIVETYDRSTLINNAIDTLNDKLIEELIIVLIVCLIFLFHIRSSLVILISLPVGILCALIIMRIQGINANIMSLGGIAIAIGAMVDAAIVMIENVHKHFEKNTITNENRWQIIAKATSEVGPPIFFSLLIITLSFLPVFALQAQEGKLFSPLASTKTYAMAATAGLSITLVPVLMGYLIRGKIIKEDKNPINRILITLYRPILNLVLKFPKITIVLCILIVLISLYPLKHTGYEFMPDMNEGDLMYMPTLLPGVSIGKAQQVLQQTNKLIKSIPEVKTVFGKIGRAQTATDPAPLTMIETIIQFKPQSQWRKGMTFEKIKQQLDKTVQIPGVTNAWVMPIRTRIDMLATGIKTPIGIKISGSDLSEIQTIGQSIATTLNTLPNTLSTYADRSEGGRYINIDIHRKKAANFGLSIKDIQSVISLAVGGMNISESIEGLERYPINLRYPQYDRNSLEKLKSLPMVTPTGAHIPLSDVATIYIDDGPAVIKSENGRLTGWVLVDIKGDIGSYITHAQSLLNKDLILPTGYSISFSGQYEYMQRANQQLLKVIPITLGIILVLLYFSFRKITEVFIIILTLPLAIIGGIWLIYWLNYNLSVAVGVGFIALAGVAVEIGVLMLIYMNQSLNTLLGHNKSPTKKEIKQAVIDGSLLRIRPVMMTVSAIIAGLIPIMYASGTGAEVMQKIATPMVGGMISATVLALLLLPCIFLLKSYHYAK; from the coding sequence ATGATTAAACAAACCATTTATTGGTCTATTAAAAATAGATTACTCATTATACTGATAACCATTGCACTTATCATTGGTGGAATCTATGCCATTCATACAACACCGATCGATGCAATACCTGATTTATCTGATGTACAAGTGATTGTTAAAACCACCTATCCAGGCCAAGCCCCTCAAGTGATCGAAGATCAAGTCACTTATCCATTATCTACTGCATTGTTAGCAACACCAGGTGCAGTCAGTGTTCGAGGCTATTCATTTTTTGGTGACTCTTATATCTATATTATTTTTAAAGAAGGAACTGATCCTTATTGGGCGCGTTCACGTGTATTAGAAACATTAAGCCAAAGTGCATCCGACTTACCAAAAAACGCCAAAAGCTCACTTGGACCTGATGCAACAGGTGTTGGATGGATTTATCAATATGCATTAATTGATCCAACACATCAATATGATTTATCCCAATTAACTAGCTTACAAAATTGGTTTTTAAAATATGAACTACAAGCAGTTGATGGTGTTTCAGAAGTTGCAACTGTTGGTGGTATGGTTAAACAATATCAAATCACATTACATCCAAATGCAATACGCGCTTATAATTTAACCTTAGCTAAAATTAAACAAGCAATTCTTGATGCTAACTCTGAAGTCGGTGGCTCTGTCATTGAAATGGCAGAAGCTGAATATATGGTTAGAACCAACGGTTATATCAAAAGCATTAAAAGTATCGAGAATATTCCCATTGGTGTGATGCAAAATGGTACAGCCGTTTTATTAAAGAATATTGCAACAATTAACACAGGCCCTGAAATGCGTCGTGGTGTTGCTGACTTAAATGGTCAAGGTGATAGTGTCGGTGGTATTATTGTGATGCGAGATGGCGCAAATGCACTTAAAACCATTGCGCTTGTAAAAAAGACATTAAATATATTAGAAAAAAGCTTACCAGCAGGTGTAAAAATTGTTGAGACTTATGATCGCTCAACTCTAATTAATAATGCTATTGATACTTTAAATGATAAACTCATCGAAGAATTAATTATTGTTTTAATTGTCTGTTTAATCTTTTTATTTCACATCCGCTCTTCTTTAGTCATTCTCATCAGTTTACCTGTCGGTATTTTATGTGCCTTAATTATTATGCGTATTCAAGGCATTAACGCGAATATTATGTCTTTAGGTGGTATTGCTATTGCCATTGGTGCTATGGTTGATGCAGCTATTGTAATGATTGAAAATGTTCATAAGCATTTTGAAAAAAATACCATTACCAATGAAAATCGATGGCAAATTATTGCCAAAGCAACAAGCGAAGTAGGACCACCAATTTTCTTCTCTTTATTAATTATTACCCTAAGCTTCTTACCTGTATTTGCATTACAAGCACAAGAAGGTAAATTATTCTCACCTTTGGCATCTACCAAAACCTATGCAATGGCTGCAACAGCTGGTTTATCGATTACTTTAGTGCCTGTATTAATGGGCTATTTAATCCGTGGCAAAATTATTAAAGAAGATAAAAACCCAATTAATCGCATTTTAATTACACTCTATCGACCTATTTTAAATCTGGTACTTAAATTCCCTAAAATCACAATTGTACTTTGTATTCTTATCGTTTTAATCAGCTTATACCCATTAAAGCATACAGGGTATGAATTTATGCCAGATATGAATGAGGGAGATCTCATGTATATGCCAACTCTCTTACCTGGTGTGTCGATTGGTAAAGCACAACAAGTACTCCAACAAACTAATAAGCTTATTAAAAGCATTCCAGAGGTTAAAACTGTTTTTGGTAAAATTGGTCGCGCACAAACAGCAACAGATCCAGCACCGTTAACTATGATAGAGACTATCATACAATTTAAACCACAGTCTCAGTGGCGAAAAGGGATGACATTTGAAAAAATCAAACAACAATTAGATAAAACGGTTCAAATTCCAGGTGTTACCAATGCTTGGGTAATGCCCATTCGTACTAGAATTGATATGCTAGCAACCGGTATTAAAACACCCATTGGAATTAAAATATCTGGATCAGATTTATCTGAAATTCAAACCATAGGCCAATCAATTGCAACTACTTTAAACACACTACCCAATACATTATCTACCTATGCTGATCGCTCTGAAGGCGGTCGCTATATCAATATTGATATTCATCGCAAAAAGGCTGCCAATTTTGGCTTATCAATTAAAGATATACAGTCTGTTATATCACTTGCAGTCGGTGGTATGAATATCAGCGAAAGTATTGAAGGCTTAGAGCGCTACCCCATTAACTTAAGATACCCCCAATATGATAGAAATTCCTTAGAAAAACTTAAATCCTTGCCCATGGTAACACCAACAGGTGCGCATATTCCATTATCAGATGTTGCAACCATCTATATTGATGATGGGCCAGCTGTCATTAAAAGTGAAAATGGTCGTTTAACGGGCTGGGTTTTAGTTGATATTAAAGGAGATATTGGCAGCTACATCACCCATGCTCAATCATTACTCAATAAAGATTTAATCTTACCTACAGGTTATTCAATCAGTTTCTCAGGGCAATATGAATACATGCAACGGGCAAACCAACAATTATTAAAAGTCATTCCAATTACTTTAGGCATTATTTTAGTCTTACTTTATTTTAGTTTTAGAAAAATCACTGAAGTTTTCATTATTATTTTAACCTTACCGCTTGCAATTATCGGTGGCATCTGGCTTATTTATTGGCTTAATTATAATTTATCAGTTGCAGTTGGCGTTGGTTTTATTGCTTTAGCAGGTGTTGCCGTAGAAATTGGCGTTTTAATGTTAATTTATATGAACCAGTCACTTAACACATTATTAGGTCACAACAAATCACCTACTAAAAAAGAAATTAAACAAGCTGTTATTGATGGTTCACTACTAAGAATCAGACCGGTTATGATGACAGTCTCTGCAATCATTGCTGGTTTAATTCCGATTATGTATGCATCTGGCACAGGCGCTGAAGTGATGCAAAAAATTGCAACACCAATGGTTGGAGGCATGATTAGTGCAACTGTATTGGCATTACTACTTTTACCCTGTATCTTTCTATTAAAATCGTATCATTATGCAAAATAA
- a CDS encoding efflux RND transporter periplasmic adaptor subunit, protein MKPQLIKHLLLIIIGVCLGVGITLLYTSHSIVKNKSNMAHENKPLYWVAPMDPNYKRDNPGKSPMGMDLVPVYKEDHKSNGVYIAPNMIHNIGVKIEPVDYHNLTKTINTLGIVKENDNNIEHIHTYEDGWIRQLNINEIGAYVNKGELIAKIYSPKLIEAEQELVLAIKEQTTSNQLSKNNPYIDQTNYVDSAISKLESLGISQQQIQRIIKNKKADTLVDIYAPISGVISELDAKEGMYITPDKNLMTIVNLNTVWLSIEVFPNQISEVKIGDKVIGKVNGIENMSFSGKIDFISPTIDPTTRTFSARATLANNEKLLKPNLYMDVTIESKMIKHSLAVPKSAVIRLKNIDYVIVADKNNHFSAQEIKIGLTTNDYYQILAGLQSGDAIVTSAQFLIDSESDIQTSLKRLMTSTNDDKANSLSHSHHRSH, encoded by the coding sequence ATGAAGCCCCAACTGATTAAACATCTGCTTTTGATCATTATCGGAGTTTGTTTAGGAGTCGGTATAACGCTACTATATACAAGCCATTCTATTGTAAAAAATAAAAGTAATATGGCTCATGAAAACAAACCTCTTTATTGGGTTGCGCCAATGGATCCAAACTACAAACGAGATAACCCTGGAAAATCACCTATGGGCATGGATCTTGTACCTGTTTATAAAGAAGATCATAAAAGTAATGGTGTCTATATTGCACCAAATATGATTCATAATATCGGCGTAAAAATCGAACCTGTTGACTATCATAATTTAACGAAAACAATTAACACCTTAGGCATTGTTAAAGAAAATGATAACAATATTGAGCATATCCACACTTATGAAGATGGCTGGATAAGACAATTAAATATTAATGAAATCGGTGCTTATGTTAATAAGGGAGAATTAATTGCAAAAATATACTCACCTAAACTAATTGAAGCTGAACAAGAATTAGTCTTAGCCATAAAAGAGCAAACAACCTCTAATCAACTATCTAAAAATAACCCCTATATTGATCAAACAAACTATGTTGATTCAGCAATCTCTAAACTAGAATCACTAGGTATTTCTCAACAGCAAATACAACGAATTATTAAAAATAAAAAGGCTGATACCTTAGTTGATATTTATGCACCCATCTCTGGTGTAATATCTGAACTCGATGCCAAAGAAGGTATGTATATTACACCTGATAAGAATTTAATGACCATAGTTAACTTAAATACAGTTTGGCTATCGATAGAGGTTTTCCCCAATCAAATTAGTGAGGTTAAAATAGGTGATAAAGTCATTGGTAAAGTCAATGGCATTGAAAACATGAGCTTTTCTGGCAAGATTGATTTTATCTCACCAACGATTGATCCAACCACAAGAACTTTTAGTGCTCGAGCAACTTTAGCCAATAATGAAAAGCTATTAAAACCTAATTTATATATGGATGTAACCATTGAATCCAAAATGATTAAACATAGTTTGGCTGTACCAAAATCTGCTGTTATACGCCTAAAGAATATCGACTATGTAATCGTTGCAGATAAAAATAATCATTTTTCTGCCCAAGAAATTAAAATCGGCCTAACTACGAATGATTATTATCAGATTTTAGCTGGTCTACAATCAGGTGATGCTATCGTTACCTCAGCTCAGTTTTTAATTGATTCAGAGTCAGATATCCAAACAAGTTTAAAAAGGCTTATGACCTCCACAAATGATGATAAAGCTAATTCACTATCACATAGCCATCACAGGAGCCATTAA